In a genomic window of candidate division WOR-3 bacterium:
- the rpmC gene encoding 50S ribosomal protein L29: protein MKASELRELGREGIKRRLAELEDELLKLKLRRATEELPNPLRLRVLRREIARCHTVLRELELKESEGRNA from the coding sequence ATGAAGGCTTCTGAGCTCCGGGAACTGGGCAGGGAAGGAATCAAGCGCCGGCTGGCTGAACTGGAGGATGAGCTGTTGAAGCTGAAGCTGCGCCGGGCAACTGAGGAACTGCCCAACCCGCTGCGGTTGCGGGTGCTGCGCCGCGAGATTGCCCGCTGTCACACCGTGCTCCGGGAGCTGGAATTAAAGGAAAGTGAGGGCAGGAATGCGTAG
- a CDS encoding type Z 30S ribosomal protein S14 — MARKCLIVKSQREPKFPVRKHNRCQICFRPRAYYRKFGLCRLCFRELALRGEIPGVRKATW; from the coding sequence ATGGCAAGAAAATGTCTGATTGTAAAATCACAGCGTGAGCCGAAATTTCCGGTGCGCAAGCACAACCGGTGTCAGATCTGCTTCAGACCCAGGGCATATTATCGGAAGTTCGGACTCTGCCGGCTGTGCTTCCGGGAACTGGCACTGCGCGGTGAGATACCGGGCGTGCGCAAGGCGACCTGGTAA
- the rpsC gene encoding 30S ribosomal protein S3 translates to MGQKTHPLGFRLGITKDWKSVWFEHKYYRDFLLEDLKIRRYIETKLAEAMIADIAIKRVGSRMTITILTARPGMVFGPKRQNLDALRDEIRKLTGGNKEITLLVEVVRVPELEAKLVAQSIARQLEQRVAHRRAMKRAVMQAMRLGALGIKVMVGGRLGGAEIARSEWYREGRVPLQTLTADIDYAIDVAKTIAGTCGVKVWIYKGDITPQRRS, encoded by the coding sequence ATGGGGCAGAAGACGCATCCCTTGGGATTCAGACTGGGTATTACCAAGGACTGGAAGTCGGTCTGGTTTGAGCACAAGTATTACCGGGATTTCCTGCTTGAAGATCTGAAGATCCGGCGTTATATTGAGACAAAGCTTGCCGAAGCGATGATCGCCGACATCGCGATCAAGCGCGTGGGCAGTCGGATGACGATTACGATTCTCACCGCCCGTCCCGGAATGGTTTTCGGACCGAAGCGTCAGAATCTGGATGCGTTGCGGGATGAGATCCGGAAGCTGACCGGTGGTAACAAGGAGATTACACTGCTGGTTGAGGTGGTCAGAGTTCCCGAGCTGGAGGCAAAGCTGGTCGCGCAGAGTATCGCCCGTCAGCTGGAGCAGCGGGTGGCGCATCGCCGGGCAATGAAGCGGGCGGTGATGCAGGCGATGCGGCTGGGCGCGCTGGGAATCAAGGTCATGGTCGGTGGCCGGCTCGGCGGCGCCGAGATCGCGCGCAGTGAGTGGTATCGTGAGGGCAGAGTGCCGCTGCAGACATTGACCGCCGATATTGATTATGCAATTGATGTTGCCAAGACGATCGCCGGTACCTGCGGCGTCAAGGTCTGGATTTACAAGGGTGATATTACACCTCAGCGGAGGAGCTGA
- the rpsS gene encoding 30S ribosomal protein S19: MGRSIRKGPYIDEKLFRRIKEMMEKGERRVIKTYARRSVIPPEFVGQTIAIHNGNRFVPVYITERMVGHRLGEFAPTRTFRAHSGQRKEKSAEEKREH; the protein is encoded by the coding sequence ATGGGCAGGTCAATCCGCAAGGGTCCGTATATTGATGAGAAGCTTTTCCGCCGGATTAAGGAGATGATGGAGAAGGGTGAGCGGCGGGTGATCAAGACCTATGCCCGGCGGAGCGTAATTCCGCCGGAATTTGTCGGACAGACGATTGCAATTCACAACGGTAACCGGTTTGTCCCGGTTTACATTACTGAACGGATGGTGGGACACCGGCTGGGTGAGTTTGCACCTACCAGAACTTTCCGTGCCCATTCCGGACAACGCAAGGAAAAGTCAGCTGAGGAGAAACGGGAGCATTAA
- the rplN gene encoding 50S ribosomal protein L14 produces the protein MIQEYSRLKVADNSGARVAMVIKIYGGSKRKFGWLGDTVLVTVKDALPNGPIKPGDKSKAVVIRTRKEWRRADGTYIRFDDNACVLIDDKGEPKGTRVFGPVARELRERQFTKIISLATEVV, from the coding sequence ATGATTCAGGAGTATTCAAGACTTAAGGTTGCGGATAATTCCGGTGCCCGGGTGGCAATGGTGATTAAAATCTATGGCGGCTCCAAGCGGAAGTTCGGCTGGCTTGGAGATACGGTGCTCGTTACAGTCAAGGATGCACTGCCGAACGGTCCGATCAAGCCCGGCGATAAGTCTAAGGCGGTGGTCATCCGGACGCGCAAGGAATGGCGCCGGGCTGACGGTACTTATATCCGGTTTGATGATAATGCCTGTGTGCTGATTGATGACAAGGGTGAACCCAAGGGGACGCGCGTGTTCGGACCGGTCGCGCGCGAACTGCGGGAGAGGCAGTTTACCAAGATCATTTCACTGGCAACCGAGGTGGTTTGA
- the rplP gene encoding 50S ribosomal protein L16 has protein sequence MLMPKRVKYRKAMRGRMKGKATSANRVDFGEFGLVALEPSWITARQIEAARLCMTKFLKRAGKMWIRIFPDKPVTKKPAESRMGKGKGTPEEWVSVVKPGRVLFEIGGLPREEALTALRLAASKMPCRTKLIEREEFTYEGF, from the coding sequence ATGCTGATGCCGAAAAGGGTCAAGTACCGCAAGGCGATGCGGGGCAGAATGAAGGGTAAGGCGACGAGTGCGAACCGGGTTGATTTTGGGGAGTTCGGACTGGTGGCGCTGGAGCCTTCCTGGATCACCGCCCGGCAGATTGAGGCGGCACGCTTGTGCATGACCAAGTTTCTCAAGCGGGCGGGCAAGATGTGGATTCGTATCTTTCCGGATAAACCGGTGACCAAGAAGCCGGCAGAGTCCCGAATGGGGAAGGGCAAGGGGACACCGGAAGAGTGGGTGAGTGTCGTCAAGCCAGGAAGAGTACTGTTTGAAATTGGCGGTCTGCCCCGTGAGGAGGCACTGACCGCACTGCGACTTGCCGCCAGCAAGATGCCCTGCCGGACCAAGCTGATTGAACGCGAGGAGTTTACCTATGAAGGCTTCTGA
- the rplV gene encoding 50S ribosomal protein L22 produces MDAVARSRFQRGSAKKLNRIAELIRNKDVPSALAIMAFLPKPSKRPILKTLRSAVANAINQAGKAKLKEEDLVVKEVRVDTGPNVLKRLMPGPRGTASIFVRRMCHVYVRVGTREEQA; encoded by the coding sequence ATGGATGCGGTTGCCAGAAGCCGGTTTCAACGGGGTTCGGCAAAGAAGTTGAACCGGATTGCCGAGTTGATCAGAAATAAGGATGTGCCGAGCGCTCTTGCGATCATGGCTTTCCTGCCCAAACCTTCGAAGCGGCCGATTCTCAAGACGCTGCGTTCGGCGGTTGCCAATGCAATTAACCAGGCGGGCAAGGCAAAACTCAAGGAGGAGGATCTGGTGGTTAAGGAGGTCCGGGTGGATACGGGACCGAATGTGCTGAAACGGTTGATGCCCGGACCACGGGGAACCGCTTCGATTTTTGTCCGACGGATGTGCCATGTTTATGTGAGAGTGGGAACGAGAGAGGAGCAGGCTTAA
- the rpsQ gene encoding 30S ribosomal protein S17 has protein sequence MRSLRRTVVGTVVSAKMQKTVVVQTERLVQHPKYKKYVRRRTKLYAHDERAECREGDRVLLMETRPLSKLKRWRVVKKL, from the coding sequence ATGCGTAGTCTGCGGCGAACGGTAGTGGGTACTGTGGTTTCGGCAAAAATGCAGAAGACGGTGGTGGTGCAGACCGAAAGGCTGGTCCAGCATCCGAAGTATAAGAAGTATGTCCGGCGCCGGACCAAACTTTATGCCCACGATGAACGGGCGGAATGCCGCGAGGGCGACCGGGTATTGTTGATGGAGACCAGACCGTTGTCCAAACTCAAACGCTGGCGGGTGGTGAAGAAATTATGA
- the rplB gene encoding 50S ribosomal protein L2 yields MGIKAYRPITPGRRHYTVSDFSDITREEPFKPLCVPLKKKGGRNNLGRITAKYRGGGEKRFYRIIDFMRDKTGIPAKVVSVEYDPNRSARIALVCYADGEYRYILCPEGLKVGDEIASGSNLPIRAGNAMPLSDIPVGVEIHNLQLYPQSKSFLVRSAGTAAQILAKEEGWAVVKLPSGEIRKFDLRCWATIGRVSNAEHKDISIGKAGRSRHMGIRPRTRAVAMNPVDHPMGGGEGKSSGGRHPCSEKGIIAKGYKTRNPKKKSSKLIIRRRK; encoded by the coding sequence ATGGGAATTAAGGCATATCGACCGATAACACCGGGCAGAAGGCATTACACCGTGTCCGATTTTTCCGATATCACCCGGGAGGAGCCATTCAAGCCTTTGTGTGTACCGCTCAAAAAGAAGGGCGGTAGAAATAATCTGGGAAGAATAACCGCCAAATACCGGGGTGGCGGGGAAAAGCGGTTTTACCGGATCATTGATTTCATGCGGGATAAGACTGGTATTCCGGCAAAGGTGGTTTCCGTGGAGTATGACCCGAACCGTTCCGCACGGATTGCCCTGGTATGTTATGCCGATGGTGAATACCGGTACATTCTCTGTCCGGAAGGGCTGAAGGTCGGTGATGAAATCGCCTCCGGCAGTAATCTGCCGATCCGGGCAGGCAATGCGATGCCGTTGTCCGATATTCCGGTCGGAGTGGAGATTCACAATCTGCAGCTCTATCCCCAGAGCAAATCGTTCCTGGTTCGATCTGCCGGTACCGCTGCCCAGATTCTTGCCAAGGAGGAAGGCTGGGCGGTAGTGAAACTGCCATCAGGTGAGATCAGAAAGTTTGATCTGCGCTGCTGGGCAACCATTGGCCGGGTTTCCAATGCCGAGCATAAGGACATTTCCATCGGCAAGGCGGGCAGGTCACGGCATATGGGAATCAGACCCCGGACCCGGGCGGTGGCAATGAATCCGGTTGACCATCCGATGGGCGGTGGCGAAGGTAAGAGTTCGGGCGGACGGCATCCCTGTTCAGAAAAGGGTATTATTGCCAAGGGTTACAAGACCCGCAACCCGAAGAAGAAGTCAAGTAAGCTGATCATCCGCAGGAGGAAGTAG
- a CDS encoding 50S ribosomal protein L23, giving the protein MLEPTKVVLGVVVTEKSERMKEEGNSYTLRVHPKANKYQIRAAVEALFNVHVTEVRVLNFLGKKRRMGMFEGYRPDWKKAVVKLKPGEKIEALER; this is encoded by the coding sequence GTGCTGGAGCCGACAAAAGTTGTGCTGGGTGTTGTGGTGACGGAAAAGTCGGAGCGAATGAAGGAAGAGGGTAACAGTTATACCCTTAGGGTGCACCCGAAGGCGAATAAATATCAGATTCGTGCTGCGGTTGAGGCGCTGTTCAATGTTCATGTGACTGAGGTCCGGGTGCTGAATTTTCTGGGAAAGAAGCGGCGGATGGGAATGTTTGAAGGTTATCGACCGGACTGGAAAAAGGCGGTGGTGAAGCTGAAGCCGGGCGAAAAGATTGAGGCACTGGAGCGGTAG
- the rplX gene encoding 50S ribosomal protein L24 — protein sequence MQLRKGDVVEVISGEEKGRRGKVLRIEWHEKSKSYRAIVEGVNLAKKHQRTRGPDKPGGIVDLPNPIDVSNLVLICPKCGKKAKVRREEHEGRRVRVCRECEEIIDV from the coding sequence ATGCAGCTGCGCAAGGGTGATGTGGTGGAAGTGATTTCCGGTGAGGAGAAGGGACGCCGGGGCAAGGTGCTGCGGATTGAGTGGCATGAAAAGTCAAAGAGTTACCGGGCGATCGTTGAAGGGGTGAACCTGGCAAAGAAACATCAGCGCACCCGGGGTCCGGATAAGCCGGGCGGGATTGTGGATCTGCCGAATCCGATCGATGTATCCAATCTCGTGCTCATCTGTCCGAAGTGCGGGAAAAAGGCAAAGGTGCGACGCGAGGAGCATGAAGGCCGGCGGGTCCGGGTCTGCCGGGAGTGCGAAGAGATTATTGATGTATGA
- the rpsH gene encoding 30S ribosomal protein S8, translated as MDTIADFLTMLRNALAARHKEVTVKFTRMRYELARVLLEEGFISNFRVDGEGIRRQLIISLKYLDDGTPVIRGLERVSKPGRRIYVGWDEVPRVMGGLGIAILTTPTGIVTDREARNRRVGGELICKVW; from the coding sequence TTGGATACGATTGCCGATTTTCTGACGATGCTCCGGAACGCACTTGCTGCCCGGCACAAGGAAGTTACCGTCAAGTTTACCCGGATGCGTTATGAGCTTGCCCGGGTTCTGCTGGAAGAAGGGTTCATCAGCAACTTCCGGGTAGATGGCGAAGGGATCAGGAGACAGCTGATCATCAGTCTCAAGTATCTTGATGATGGCACACCGGTGATCAGAGGGCTGGAGCGTGTTTCCAAACCGGGACGCCGGATTTATGTCGGCTGGGATGAAGTACCGCGGGTGATGGGAGGACTGGGAATTGCGATTCTGACCACCCCCACTGGAATTGTTACTGACCGGGAGGCAAGGAACCGCCGGGTCGGTGGCGAATTAATATGCAAGGTGTGGTAA
- the rplE gene encoding 50S ribosomal protein L5, with the protein MSARLKEHYLNKVVPALISRFGYKNRHQVPKLEKVVINVTTKEAVNDSKVLDVIAEDLALITGQKPVRTYAKRAISAFRIREGMPLGVKVTLRGERMYEFIDRFFNLAAPKIRDFRGFPTDSFDGRGGYSIGLNEQVIFPEIEVAKVKKIFGMTITFQTTAKHDDEARALLEELGMPFAKRK; encoded by the coding sequence ATGAGCGCAAGATTAAAGGAACATTATCTTAACAAGGTCGTGCCCGCCCTGATCAGCCGGTTTGGTTATAAAAACCGGCATCAGGTGCCGAAGCTGGAGAAGGTGGTAATCAATGTTACGACTAAAGAGGCGGTGAATGACTCCAAGGTGCTGGATGTAATTGCCGAGGACTTGGCGCTAATCACCGGACAGAAACCGGTGCGGACTTATGCCAAGCGGGCGATCTCCGCATTCCGTATCCGCGAGGGAATGCCGCTGGGAGTGAAGGTTACGCTGCGCGGTGAGCGGATGTATGAGTTCATTGACCGGTTTTTCAATCTTGCTGCCCCCAAGATCCGGGACTTTCGCGGTTTTCCGACCGATTCATTTGACGGCCGGGGCGGGTACAGTATCGGTCTCAATGAGCAGGTGATTTTCCCGGAGATTGAGGTTGCCAAGGTAAAGAAGATTTTCGGTATGACGATAACCTTCCAGACAACGGCAAAACATGATGACGAGGCGCGGGCACTGCTTGAAGAGTTAGGCATGCCTTTTGCAAAAAGGAAGTGA